The following proteins are co-located in the Diorhabda carinulata isolate Delta chromosome 4, icDioCari1.1, whole genome shotgun sequence genome:
- the LOC130893385 gene encoding activating transcription factor 7-interacting protein 1-like encodes MASRVEQAEIKTIGPLSSTLELFDSFKSQEEDKDSDEESFHLPLLGCDDDNEMDNNCKGDILTSIPNGETEDDILNKYETSTPETADAKEEHLLLHEGDGTDLNNTGLKSDQSKKNSEDSDVFKDMEIIDETDESFEETKQIEEDNEGKEQISDSKSKAVESAKMNLNLDESEKFESGNEEILKIDDLDAVTPDQNIKSPENVSKSIEEDIKSKNDENDDATKKLDDIVEFMELDVQDVPEIDLQDTVKITIEDIVSVGTEETKNKADVNVNDSGALNIQVDNVNNRKDTIDCQKESEDESKKQLENTRKNVVQEEQQHKETEEDTANTEKKESDTKELETNKDEDCEDLLDISVILDADEDNASALSNEKSDDNDDEKQENDVDEIDADQEDTIVSSDKDENMDFDDGNTNSSDQYTCTADTGVCEPTSDSENKDSETIQSESDSQNPPSVDDISEINSNHSFRDIDNKSEEKSSGSKGEKEEISADTKRNEERTSPVSTGKRPLIESDNDQSPVVNKKIRISEEFSEENQTAKLDKRQASSEKKSEEGDKTSLDENRKTNSTKNDKMKTLITFEKFMKQRNLGEGKLTRSDLEQFCLQKICEALIHKTDTGELHQTIKKQEQIIESLRKDVQQLSKQTRDLDIVNKKLMTELRSHNNNQKPIVPLKITRSVGLQVKLNPNNELASRRKSLPNTATPPRTPSTPVPPNAVNRQRNVQVNNSVIRQVVPTTPSTAPSPRKTPTTAPILTQALQIRPTPTAKASTPPVTKRPPLIRTKTADQQKPNGTPGVIDLTDEDDRTAKNVAQKSILNKNAGTPIKIVNKNGMAQNKASPKGTSAKGQSKTVAVGQAKTTPTGTKVGLQTRTVTTLPQGVRLTSAQMKNGIAIPASVVTSTAGGTTQLMYVVQPGSAGNSGTGVQKAVLLNFQPTTNGVLTSALNGSTVSMIPSKSSNIQLKTLPTVTRKHPAPLPLPPPAVVNASLKPLLPKPHLSIRKTENGIILQWRMPYNLDIYEGIASYQLFAYQETNAPPSTDMWRKVGDVKALALPMACTLTQFADKNKYYFAVRSVDVHKRIGAFSDPEEISL; translated from the exons atGGCGTCGAGGGTAGAACAGGCGGAGATCAAAACCATAGGGCCTCTTTCAAGTACTTTAGAATTATTCGATTCTTTCAAATCTCAAGAAGAAGATAAGGATTCTGATGAAGAAAGTTTCCACTTACCTTTGTTAGGCTGTGATGATGATAACGAAATGGATAATAATT gTAAAGGAGATATACTGACGTCAATTCCAAACGGAGAAACTGAGGATgacattttgaataaatatgaaacgAGCACGCCGGAAACTGCCGATGCAAAAGAAGAACATTTACTACTCCACGAAGGCGATGGAACCGATCTAAATAACACAGGACTCAAAAGTgatcaaagtaaaaaaaattctgaagaTTCTGATGTATTTAAAGATATGGAAATAATCGATGAAACAGATGAGTcttttgaagaaacaaaacagatCGAAGAAGATAATGAGGGTAAAGAACAAATTTCTGATTCAAAAAGTAAAGCGGTAGAATCGGCGAAGATGAATTTAAACCTCgatgaaagtgaaaaatttgaatcgggaaatgaagaaatattaaaaatagatgatCTAGATGCAGTAACTCcagatcaaaatataaaatcaccagaaaatgtttcaaaatcaatagaagaagatattaaatcaaaaaatgatgaaaatgatgATGCCACCAAAAAACTTGATGATATTGTAGAATTTATGGAATTAGATGTTCAGGATGTACCCGAAATTGATCTTCAAGATACAGTGAAAATCACAATTGAAGATATAGTTAGTGTTGGgactgaagaaacaaaaaataaagcagaCGTAAATGTAAACGACTCTGGTGCTTTGAATATACAAGTTGATAatgtaaataatagaaaagataCAATAGATTGCCAAAAGGAAAGTGAAGATGAATCaaaaaaacaacttgaaaatacaAGAAAGAATGTTGTGCAAGAAGAACAGCAACACAAGGAAACAGAAGAAGATACTGCgaatacagaaaaaaaagaGAGTGATACTAAAGAATTGGAAACTAATAAAGACGAAGACTGTGAAGATCTTTTGGATATTTCCGTAATTCTTGACGCAGATGAAGATAATGCTTCGGCGCTATCTAATGAAAAATCCGATGACAATGACGATGAGAAACAAGAAAACGATGTGGATGAAATAGATGCAGATCAAGAAGATACTATAGTTTCAAGTGATAAAGATGAAAATATGGACTTTGATGATGGTAATACCAATTCATCAGATCAGTATACATGTACTGCTGATACGGGTGTTTGTGAACCTACGAGTGATAGTGAAAATAAGGATAGTGAAACGATACAAAGTGAAAGTGACAGTCAAAATCCTCCCAGCGTTGATGATATCTCGGAAATAAATAGCAATCACAGTTTTAGAGACATTGATAATAAATCGGAAGAGAAATCGTCTGGAAGTAAAGGTGAAAAGGAGGAAATTTCTGCCGATACgaaaa GAAATGAAGAAAGGACCTCTCCCGTTTCGACTGGTAAAAGGCCACTAATTGAAAGCGACAATGATCAATCTCCAGTGGTGAATAAGAAAATACGAATATCGGAAGAATTTTCGGAGGAAAACCAAACGGCCAAATTAGATAAGAGACAAGCGTCGTCGGAGAAGAAATCGGAAGAAGGAGATAAAACATCGTTAGATGAAAATAGGAAAACGAATTCCacgaaaaatgataaaatgaaaacattgattACGTTCGAAAAGTTTATGAAACAGAGGAACTTGGGCGAAGGAAAATTGACGCGTTCGGATCTCGAACAATTTTGCCTACAGAAAATATGCGAAGCTCTGATACATAAAACAGACACCGGAGAATTACACCAGACAATAAAGAAGCAGGAACAAATAATAGAATCATTAAGAAAAGACGTTCAACAACTTTCTAAACAAACTAGAGACTTGGATATCGTAAATAAAAAGCTGATGACCGAACTGCGATCCCACAACAACAACCAGAAACCGATAGTGCCGTTAAAAATAACTAGATCAGTCGGATTGCAGGTTAAATTGAATCCCAACAACGAATTGGCCTCCAGGAGGAAATCTCTACCGAATACGGCAACCCCGCCTCGAACACCATCAACTCCCGTACCTCCCAATGCCGTAAATCGTCAAAGGAACGTTCAAGTAAACAATAGTGTTATTCGACAAGTGGTACCG ACTACCCCGTCGACGGCACCGTCGCCTCGTAAAACCCCGACTACGGCCCCGATCTTGACTCAAGCTTTACAAATCCGACCTACCCCTACAGCTAAAGCTTCAACGCCCCCGGTAACCAAACGCCCACCTCTAATTCGTACGAAAACCGCGGATCAACAAAAACCGAACGGAACACCTGGTGTAATCGATTTAACCGACGAAGATGATAGAACAGCCAAAAACGTAGCGCAAAAGTCGATACTCAATAAAAATGCCGGTACcccaataaaaattgtaaataaaaatggtaTGGCACAAAATAAAGCGAGCCCCAAAGGTACCTCCGCAAAAGGGCAATCGAAGACCGTAGCGGTTGGTCAAGCGAAGACGACTCCCACAGGAACCAAAGTCGGTTTGCAGACGAGGACCGTTACGACGTTACCGCAAGGAGTTCGGTTAACTTCGGCTCAAATGAAGAACGGTATCGCGATACCCGCTAGCGTGGTGACTTCCACTGCGGGGGGAACTACTCAACTTATGTACGTGGTGCAACCTGGTTCCGCCGGAAATTCCGGAACTGGCGTCCAGAAGGCGGTACTTTTAAATTTCCAACCTACCACCAACGGTGTTCTAA CTTCAGCTTTAAACGGTTCCACTGTATCAATGATACCATCAAAATCGTCGAATATACAGTTAAAAACCTTACCGACAGTGACAAGGAAACATCCCGCTCCGTTACCTCTTCCTCCTCCAGCCGTTGTAAACGCTTCATTGAAACCATTACTTCCTAAACCTCATTTAAGTATACGAAAAACTGAAAATGGTATCATCTTACAATGGCGAATGCCTTACAATTTAGATATCTACGAAGGTATAGCGAGTTATCAGTTATTCGCGTATCAAGAAACCAACGCACCTCCTAGTACGGATATGTGGAGGAAAGTAGGTGATGTTAAAGCTTTAGCCCTTCCGATGGCGTGTACTCTAACTCAATTCGCCGATAAGAACAAGTATTATTTCGCCGTACGGTCCGTCGACGTCCACAAAAGAATAGGAGCTTTCAGCGATCCCGAAGAGATctcattgtaa